In one window of Pseudooceanicola aestuarii DNA:
- a CDS encoding FMN-binding glutamate synthase family protein, translating into MVVVWVILEWLALLFVLMLGIGVLAVLAMFVLDRRNREDAVRRNYPVIGRFRSLFTELGEFFRQYFFAMDREEMPFNRAQRDWVYNAGKGHGNMVAFGSTRNLSIPGTSIFVNDTFPPLDDQFAQTQPLEIGPTARLPYRAPSVFNISGMSFGALSRPAVRALSRGAAEAGIWMNTGEGGLSRYHLEGGCDLVFQIGTAKYGVRDEHGHLSDDRLRDVAAHDQVRMFELKLAQGAKPGKGGILPAEKVDAEIAAIRGIPEGVASISPNRHVEIPDFPSLLDMIGHIREVTGKPVGFKTVIGSSDAYEALFEEILRRGADHAPDFITIDGGEGGTGAAPMPLMDLVGMPLREALLRMVDMRDRFGLKDRIRLIASGKLVNPSDVAWAICAGADFVTTARGFMFSLGCIQALKCDRNTCPTGVTTHDPHLQRGLVPEEKYRKVANYARQITHEVEIIAHSVGVAEPRLMRRRHVRVVQAGGDSVVLRHLRPSVLPDDARIAALNAGESGSGGTELFQSADADVRSSD; encoded by the coding sequence ATGGTTGTGGTTTGGGTGATCCTGGAATGGCTGGCACTGCTGTTCGTGCTGATGCTGGGGATCGGGGTGCTGGCCGTGCTGGCCATGTTTGTCCTCGATCGCCGCAACCGGGAGGACGCGGTGCGCCGCAACTACCCCGTCATCGGTCGGTTCCGCAGCCTGTTCACCGAGCTGGGGGAATTCTTCCGGCAGTACTTCTTTGCCATGGATCGTGAGGAAATGCCGTTCAACCGCGCCCAGCGAGACTGGGTCTACAACGCGGGCAAGGGGCACGGGAACATGGTGGCCTTCGGGTCGACGCGCAACCTGTCCATTCCCGGCACCTCGATCTTCGTCAACGATACCTTTCCGCCACTGGACGATCAGTTCGCCCAGACCCAGCCACTGGAAATCGGGCCGACGGCGCGGTTGCCGTACCGGGCGCCCTCGGTCTTCAACATCTCGGGCATGTCCTTTGGCGCCCTGTCACGACCGGCGGTGCGGGCGCTGAGCCGGGGCGCGGCCGAGGCGGGGATCTGGATGAACACCGGGGAGGGCGGCCTGTCCCGGTATCACCTGGAAGGAGGCTGTGACCTGGTGTTCCAGATCGGCACCGCGAAATACGGCGTTCGGGATGAACACGGTCACCTCAGCGACGACCGTCTGCGCGATGTCGCAGCCCATGATCAGGTCCGCATGTTCGAATTGAAGCTGGCGCAGGGGGCCAAGCCGGGCAAGGGCGGTATCCTGCCGGCGGAAAAGGTGGATGCGGAGATCGCGGCCATCCGGGGCATTCCCGAGGGTGTCGCCTCCATTTCGCCCAACCGGCACGTGGAAATTCCGGACTTCCCTTCGCTGCTGGACATGATCGGCCACATCCGGGAGGTGACCGGCAAACCCGTGGGGTTCAAGACGGTGATCGGCTCGTCCGACGCCTACGAAGCCCTGTTCGAGGAGATTTTGCGCCGGGGCGCCGACCACGCCCCCGATTTCATCACCATCGACGGCGGAGAGGGCGGCACCGGCGCCGCGCCGATGCCGTTGATGGACCTGGTGGGGATGCCTCTTCGGGAGGCACTGCTGCGCATGGTCGACATGCGCGACCGGTTCGGCCTGAAGGACCGCATCCGCCTCATCGCCAGCGGCAAACTGGTGAATCCCTCCGACGTGGCCTGGGCGATTTGCGCCGGCGCCGATTTCGTCACCACGGCGCGGGGGTTCATGTTCTCCCTGGGCTGCATCCAGGCGCTGAAATGCGACCGCAACACCTGCCCCACCGGTGTCACTACCCATGACCCGCATCTTCAGCGCGGCCTGGTGCCCGAGGAAAAATACCGCAAGGTCGCCAATTACGCCCGCCAGATCACCCATGAGGTGGAGATCATCGCCCATTCCGTGGGCGTCGCCGAACCCCGCCTGATGCGGCGGCGGCATGTGCGGGTCGTGCAGGCGGGGGGCGATTCCGTGGTGCTGCGCCATCTGCGGCCCAGCGTCCTGCCCG